A genomic stretch from Channa argus isolate prfri chromosome 24, Channa argus male v1.0, whole genome shotgun sequence includes:
- the btg3 gene encoding protein BTG3, which produces MRREIAAVLFFLKRLVKKGEKLESHKVDLFVEKLAVALQDKFRAHWYPENPSKGQAYRCIRVNKFHREDPELLRACRESGVQYNDLGLPYELTLWVDPGEVCCRYGEQNPWFSLATFSGDEENKDVAKKVTWTSERVTSDYHSGSSSDEESTHTSPPTIRNNRCTFQPLNPSAPTWHPKKMVPRNGTILPQPHYSIRPRSQAPHTLRHNLWVHPGF; this is translated from the exons ATGAGGAGAGAAATTGCAGCAGTATTGTTCTTTCTAAAGAGGCTTGTGAAAAAAGGGGAGAAGCTGGAATCACACAAAGTTGACCTGTTTGTTGAGAAGCTCGCCGTTGCACTGCAGGACAAGTTCAGGGCACACTGGTACCCTGAAAACCCCAGCAAAGGACAAGCATACAG ATGTATCCGAGTAAATAAGTTCCACAGGGAGGATCCAGAGCTCCTTCGGGCCTGTCGGGAGAGTGGGGTCCAGTACAATGATCTGGGACTGCCCTATGAACTCACGCTGTGGGTGGACCCTGGGGAGGTGTGTTGCAG GTACGGAGAACAAAATCCTTGGTTCTCATTGGCCACTTTCTCTGGTGATGAGGAGAACAAAGATGTTGCAAAAAAGGTGACCTGGACTTCGGAGAGGGTGACATCAGACTACCACTCAGGTTCTTCCTCTGATGAGGAGAGCACACACACTTCACCCCCCACTATCCGCAACAACCGTTGTACTTTCCAG CCTTTGAATCCTTCTGCTCCTACGTGGCATCCGAAAAAAATGGTACCTAGGAATGGGACCATACTTCCACAGCCCCACTATAGCATCAGGCCTCGCAGCCAAGCCCCTCACACATTGAGGCATAATCTGTGGGTCCATCCAGGGTTTTGA
- the c24h21orf91 gene encoding protein EURL homolog isoform X3 has product MSALNSALKLLVFVNAGVSSATLLHSKSLRGHRDCFEKCHLIANQKLSRSKVSRSAYEGMKLAVSQKLNRIIQYAQNKDSVSSNGPSRRGSKLHCYSQQSDHKLLPQSDAQVPRYTPRWDTAKATGLPDYAMGMLDCHTAEGLGLLQESQSDVWSSNDRTGLHSRNQFSGGGQTQHRPQGHSRDDLTKMSVDELHQLNAQLLVQIQNVFEELTVAVQEKDSLASELHVRHIAIEQLFKNCAKLPWLHISRAGVKASSNNSPVE; this is encoded by the exons ATGTCTGCTTTGAACTCAGCATTGAAG CTTCTTGTCTTTGTGAATGCAGGTGTCTCCTCTGCTACCTTGTTACATTCAAAGTCCTTGCGTGGCCACAGAGACTGCTTTGAGAAATGTCACCTCATTGCCAATCAGAAGCTCTCACGTTCCAAGGTCTCCCGAAGTGCCTATGAGGGCATGAAGTTGGCTGTTAGCCAGAAACTGAACCGCATCATTCAGTATGCCCAGAACAAAGACTCTGTGTCCTCCAATGGCCCTAGCAGGCGGGGGTCCAAGCTTCATTGTTACAGCCAGCAGAGTGACCACAAGCTGTTGCCCCAGTCAGATGCCCAGGTGCCCCGCTACACGCCTCGCTGGGATACAGCCAAAGCAACAGGGTTACCTGACTATGCCATGGGGATGTTGGATTGCCACACAGCAGAGGGGCTTGGGCTGCTGCAAGAATCCCAGTCTGACGTTTGGTCCAGCAATGACAGGACAGGACTACATAGCCGGAACCAGTTCTCAGGAGGAGGACAGACACAGCACAGACCTCAGGGCCACAGCAGAGATGACT TGACTAAAATGAGTGTGGATGAGCTCCATCAGCTAAATGCCCAGCTACTGGTGCAGATTCAAA ACGTCTTTGAGGAGCTGACTGTAGCTGTGCAGGAGAAAGACTCTTTGGCATCGGAGCTGCACGTGCGTCACATCGCCATTGAACAGCTCTTCAAGAATTGTGCCAAGCTACCCTGGCTCCACATTAGTAGGGCAGGGGTCAAGgccagcagcaacaacagcccTGTGGAGTGA
- the c24h21orf91 gene encoding protein EURL homolog isoform X1, with amino-acid sequence MDEEEQFVNIDLNDDNICSVCKLETETGTLSFCHVCFELSIEGVSSATLLHSKSLRGHRDCFEKCHLIANQKLSRSKVSRSAYEGMKLAVSQKLNRIIQYAQNKDSVSSNGPSRRGSKLHCYSQQSDHKLLPQSDAQVPRYTPRWDTAKATGLPDYAMGMLDCHTAEGLGLLQESQSDVWSSNDRTGLHSRNQFSGGGQTQHRPQGHSRDDLTKMSVDELHQLNAQLLVQIQNVFEELTVAVQEKDSLASELHVRHIAIEQLFKNCAKLPWLHISRAGVKASSNNSPVE; translated from the exons ATGGATGAAGAGGAGCAGTTTGTGAACATTGATCTGAACGATGACAATATCTGTAGTGTCTGCAAGTTAGAGACAGAAACAGGGACCTTATCTTTCTGTCATGTCTGCTTTGAACTCAGCATTGAAG GTGTCTCCTCTGCTACCTTGTTACATTCAAAGTCCTTGCGTGGCCACAGAGACTGCTTTGAGAAATGTCACCTCATTGCCAATCAGAAGCTCTCACGTTCCAAGGTCTCCCGAAGTGCCTATGAGGGCATGAAGTTGGCTGTTAGCCAGAAACTGAACCGCATCATTCAGTATGCCCAGAACAAAGACTCTGTGTCCTCCAATGGCCCTAGCAGGCGGGGGTCCAAGCTTCATTGTTACAGCCAGCAGAGTGACCACAAGCTGTTGCCCCAGTCAGATGCCCAGGTGCCCCGCTACACGCCTCGCTGGGATACAGCCAAAGCAACAGGGTTACCTGACTATGCCATGGGGATGTTGGATTGCCACACAGCAGAGGGGCTTGGGCTGCTGCAAGAATCCCAGTCTGACGTTTGGTCCAGCAATGACAGGACAGGACTACATAGCCGGAACCAGTTCTCAGGAGGAGGACAGACACAGCACAGACCTCAGGGCCACAGCAGAGATGACT TGACTAAAATGAGTGTGGATGAGCTCCATCAGCTAAATGCCCAGCTACTGGTGCAGATTCAAA ACGTCTTTGAGGAGCTGACTGTAGCTGTGCAGGAGAAAGACTCTTTGGCATCGGAGCTGCACGTGCGTCACATCGCCATTGAACAGCTCTTCAAGAATTGTGCCAAGCTACCCTGGCTCCACATTAGTAGGGCAGGGGTCAAGgccagcagcaacaacagcccTGTGGAGTGA
- the c24h21orf91 gene encoding protein EURL homolog isoform X2: protein MDEEEQFVNIDLNDDNICSVCKLETETGTLSFCHVCFELSIEGVSSATLLHSKSLRGHRDCFEKCHLIANQKLSRSKVSRSAYEGMKLAVSQKLNRIIQYAQNKDSVSSNGPSRRGSKLHCYSQQSDHKLLPQSDAQVPRYTPRWDTAKATGLPDYAMGMLDCHTAEGLGLLQESQSDVWSSNDRTGLHSRNQFSGGGQTQHRPQGHSRDDYVFEELTVAVQEKDSLASELHVRHIAIEQLFKNCAKLPWLHISRAGVKASSNNSPVE, encoded by the exons ATGGATGAAGAGGAGCAGTTTGTGAACATTGATCTGAACGATGACAATATCTGTAGTGTCTGCAAGTTAGAGACAGAAACAGGGACCTTATCTTTCTGTCATGTCTGCTTTGAACTCAGCATTGAAG GTGTCTCCTCTGCTACCTTGTTACATTCAAAGTCCTTGCGTGGCCACAGAGACTGCTTTGAGAAATGTCACCTCATTGCCAATCAGAAGCTCTCACGTTCCAAGGTCTCCCGAAGTGCCTATGAGGGCATGAAGTTGGCTGTTAGCCAGAAACTGAACCGCATCATTCAGTATGCCCAGAACAAAGACTCTGTGTCCTCCAATGGCCCTAGCAGGCGGGGGTCCAAGCTTCATTGTTACAGCCAGCAGAGTGACCACAAGCTGTTGCCCCAGTCAGATGCCCAGGTGCCCCGCTACACGCCTCGCTGGGATACAGCCAAAGCAACAGGGTTACCTGACTATGCCATGGGGATGTTGGATTGCCACACAGCAGAGGGGCTTGGGCTGCTGCAAGAATCCCAGTCTGACGTTTGGTCCAGCAATGACAGGACAGGACTACATAGCCGGAACCAGTTCTCAGGAGGAGGACAGACACAGCACAGACCTCAGGGCCACAGCAGAGATGACT ACGTCTTTGAGGAGCTGACTGTAGCTGTGCAGGAGAAAGACTCTTTGGCATCGGAGCTGCACGTGCGTCACATCGCCATTGAACAGCTCTTCAAGAATTGTGCCAAGCTACCCTGGCTCCACATTAGTAGGGCAGGGGTCAAGgccagcagcaacaacagcccTGTGGAGTGA
- the c24h21orf91 gene encoding protein EURL homolog isoform X4 — translation MDEEEQFVNIDLNDDNICSVCKLETETGTLSFCHVCFELSIEGVSSATLLHSKSLRGHRDCFEKCHLIANQKLSRSKVSRSAYEGMKLAVSQKLNRIIQYAQNKDSVSSNGPSRRGSKLHCYSQQSDHKLLPQSDAQVPRYTPRWDTAKATGLPDYAMGMLDCHTAEGLGLLQESQSDVWSSNDRTGLHSRNQFSGGGQTQHRPQGHSRDDYMSSALSFLVTTKAAYDYRLCSDVREPSKGPKFK, via the exons ATGGATGAAGAGGAGCAGTTTGTGAACATTGATCTGAACGATGACAATATCTGTAGTGTCTGCAAGTTAGAGACAGAAACAGGGACCTTATCTTTCTGTCATGTCTGCTTTGAACTCAGCATTGAAG GTGTCTCCTCTGCTACCTTGTTACATTCAAAGTCCTTGCGTGGCCACAGAGACTGCTTTGAGAAATGTCACCTCATTGCCAATCAGAAGCTCTCACGTTCCAAGGTCTCCCGAAGTGCCTATGAGGGCATGAAGTTGGCTGTTAGCCAGAAACTGAACCGCATCATTCAGTATGCCCAGAACAAAGACTCTGTGTCCTCCAATGGCCCTAGCAGGCGGGGGTCCAAGCTTCATTGTTACAGCCAGCAGAGTGACCACAAGCTGTTGCCCCAGTCAGATGCCCAGGTGCCCCGCTACACGCCTCGCTGGGATACAGCCAAAGCAACAGGGTTACCTGACTATGCCATGGGGATGTTGGATTGCCACACAGCAGAGGGGCTTGGGCTGCTGCAAGAATCCCAGTCTGACGTTTGGTCCAGCAATGACAGGACAGGACTACATAGCCGGAACCAGTTCTCAGGAGGAGGACAGACACAGCACAGACCTCAGGGCCACAGCAGAGATGACT ATATGTCCTCGGCTTTATCATTTCTTGTTACTACTAAAGCTGCTTATGACTACAGATTGTGCAGCGATGTGAGGGAGCCCTCTAAAGGTCCCAAATTCAAATGA